The following are encoded together in the Bacillus sp. V2I10 genome:
- a CDS encoding allantoinase — protein MEQFDMIIKNGTVVFPDKVKKTNIAIKDGVVEAISDDLTFGAERIIDASGQYVFPGMIDVHVHFSDPGREYWEGISTGSQMMASGGCTTFFDMPLNGIPSTIDKEALYAKSDKGNEESYTDFALWGGLVPGNEAHLAELAEEGVIGFKAFLSTTGNKEFENVDDLTLLNGMKIIAGLNKVLALHSESGPITDWLTAEKVKAGQVSADDYLATRPVAAEAEAVQRALYYAEVTGCPLHFVHISSAEAIEKIEKAKRKGMNVTVETCPHYLLFNHNALREHGAVAKCAPPLRMPEEQEKLIQLLIDQKFDMISSDHSPCTSNLKDPAIYNLFQAWGGISGGQFSFLSMMELALKYNIPFEHIAQWTALNPAKRFGLSSKGKITEGYDADIVLVSVDESFTVTEDNFFAKNKISLYIGHTFPCKVMSTINRGQVVYEDGVICAEQPSGQWIKPN, from the coding sequence ATGGAACAATTTGATATGATTATTAAAAATGGGACAGTTGTTTTTCCGGATAAAGTTAAAAAAACAAATATCGCCATTAAAGATGGGGTAGTCGAGGCTATTAGCGACGATCTTACATTTGGGGCGGAACGTATCATTGACGCATCAGGCCAGTATGTATTTCCCGGCATGATTGATGTACATGTTCATTTTAGCGATCCGGGTCGTGAGTACTGGGAAGGGATCAGCACCGGCTCTCAGATGATGGCGTCGGGAGGCTGTACAACTTTTTTTGATATGCCATTGAACGGCATTCCTTCCACAATCGATAAAGAAGCCCTTTATGCTAAAAGCGACAAGGGCAATGAAGAGTCTTATACTGATTTCGCTCTCTGGGGAGGACTTGTACCAGGGAATGAAGCCCATTTGGCGGAGTTGGCCGAAGAGGGCGTTATTGGATTTAAAGCATTCCTGTCAACGACCGGCAACAAGGAATTTGAAAATGTGGATGACTTAACATTATTAAACGGGATGAAGATCATTGCCGGGTTAAACAAAGTGCTGGCGCTTCACTCAGAAAGCGGCCCGATTACTGACTGGCTTACAGCAGAAAAAGTAAAAGCAGGGCAAGTATCAGCGGACGATTATTTGGCGACCCGTCCGGTTGCTGCTGAGGCAGAAGCGGTTCAGCGTGCATTATATTATGCGGAAGTGACGGGCTGTCCGCTGCATTTTGTCCACATCAGCTCGGCGGAAGCGATTGAAAAAATTGAGAAAGCGAAGCGAAAAGGTATGAATGTTACAGTAGAAACATGTCCTCATTATTTACTTTTTAACCATAATGCCTTGCGTGAACACGGAGCGGTCGCTAAATGTGCTCCGCCGCTTCGTATGCCGGAAGAGCAAGAGAAACTTATTCAACTGCTCATTGACCAGAAATTTGACATGATTTCTTCTGACCATTCACCATGCACGAGCAATTTAAAAGATCCGGCTATTTATAACCTTTTCCAAGCATGGGGCGGCATCAGCGGCGGCCAGTTTTCGTTTCTTTCCATGATGGAATTGGCTTTGAAATACAACATACCATTCGAACATATTGCACAGTGGACAGCCTTGAACCCTGCTAAACGATTTGGACTTTCATCTAAAGGGAAGATTACAGAAGGGTATGACGCGGACATTGTCCTAGTTTCTGTTGACGAATCTTTTACCGTTACAGAAGATAACTTTTTCGCTAAAAACAAAATCAGCTTGTACATAGGCCATACGTTTCCATGTAAAGTGATGAGCACGATTAACCGTGGACAGGTTGTCTACGAGGATGGTGTCATTTGTGCGGAGCAGCCTAGTGGACAATGGATAAAACCAAACTAA